In a genomic window of Polycladomyces abyssicola:
- a CDS encoding acetyl-CoA carboxylase carboxyltransferase subunit alpha produces MSNGYLPFEKPIAELREKIAELKKFTQQSSLDLSEEIRTLEARAERLEQEIYGNLTPWQKVQIARHPSRPTTLDYIRRIFTDFVELHGDRLYGDDPAIVGGIAKLNGRPVTVIGHERGKDTKDKIARNFGLPHPEGYRKALRLMQQADKFGRPIITFVDTQGAHPGVEAEERGQSEAIARNLREMAGFTVPIICVVTGEGGSGGALAISVGNRLLMLEHAYYSVISPEGAAAILWRDAAHAQQAAEALKITAQDLKELGIIDRIIPEPKGGAHKDPDAQAAEIKKAIEEELKDLLQMNGEELREERYNKYARIGVYTSVV; encoded by the coding sequence ATGAGCAACGGATATTTGCCCTTTGAAAAACCGATCGCCGAACTGCGAGAAAAGATTGCCGAGCTCAAAAAATTCACCCAACAATCCTCCCTGGATCTGTCCGAAGAGATCCGGACGCTGGAGGCACGGGCGGAGCGATTGGAGCAGGAGATTTACGGAAATTTGACACCGTGGCAAAAAGTGCAGATCGCCCGACACCCCTCCCGTCCGACGACATTGGATTATATTCGCCGTATTTTCACCGATTTCGTCGAGCTGCATGGAGACCGTCTGTATGGGGATGACCCTGCCATCGTCGGCGGCATCGCCAAATTGAACGGACGACCGGTGACAGTGATCGGGCATGAGCGGGGGAAAGATACGAAGGACAAAATCGCCCGCAATTTCGGTCTGCCGCATCCCGAAGGATACCGCAAAGCGCTTCGCCTGATGCAACAGGCGGATAAATTCGGACGACCGATCATCACATTTGTGGATACGCAAGGGGCACATCCGGGCGTCGAGGCGGAGGAGCGGGGGCAAAGTGAAGCGATTGCCCGCAACCTGCGCGAGATGGCCGGATTTACCGTGCCCATCATCTGCGTGGTTACGGGGGAAGGCGGTAGCGGCGGTGCATTGGCGATCAGTGTCGGTAACCGCTTGCTGATGCTGGAGCATGCGTACTATTCTGTTATCTCGCCGGAAGGCGCAGCAGCCATTTTGTGGCGGGACGCGGCGCATGCCCAACAAGCGGCTGAGGCGCTCAAAATCACGGCTCAGGATTTGAAAGAGCTGGGTATTATCGACCGGATCATTCCTGAGCCCAAGGGAGGCGCACACAAAGACCCGGATGCACAAGCCGCAGAGATCAAAAAAGCGATCGAGGAAGAATTAAAGGATTTGTTGCAGATGAATGGTGAAGAATTACGGGAAGAGCGGTACAATAAATATGCGAGGATCGGAGTTTACACCAGCGTAGTGTGA
- the citZ gene encoding citrate synthase → MTVAKGLEGVVAVTSEISSIIDGVLAYRGIDIDELAEKASFEEVVYLLWKGHLPTRTQLDELKRQLDQYATLPAELLEQLKVYSKTGAHPMAVLRTSVSALALYDKEADDNSAEANEKKAIKLTAQIPTIITAFFRMRKGLEPVAPKSGLGFAANFLYMLTGKEPDRVAVEAFDKALILHADHELNASTFASRVTTATLSDMYSAITTAIGTLKGPLHGGANERVMAMLEEIGSLDRVESYIKSKLANKEKIMGFGHRVYKNGDPRAKHLREMSRQLADLTGDKKWYEMSTHIERLVDQEKGLKPNVDFYSASVYTYLGIPRDLFTPIFAMSRVTGWTAHVMEQYANNRLIRPRAEYTGPYNRPYIPIDQR, encoded by the coding sequence ATGACGGTTGCGAAGGGATTGGAGGGCGTAGTAGCGGTAACTTCCGAGATCAGCTCGATTATTGACGGCGTGTTGGCCTATCGCGGTATCGACATCGACGAGCTGGCCGAAAAGGCGAGTTTTGAAGAAGTTGTGTACCTGCTGTGGAAAGGCCATCTGCCGACGCGTACGCAGCTAGATGAACTGAAACGGCAATTGGATCAATATGCAACTTTGCCGGCTGAATTATTGGAACAGTTGAAAGTGTATTCGAAAACAGGCGCACATCCGATGGCCGTATTGCGTACTTCTGTTTCGGCATTGGCATTGTATGACAAGGAAGCGGATGACAACAGTGCAGAAGCAAACGAGAAGAAAGCGATTAAGCTGACAGCGCAGATTCCGACGATCATCACGGCGTTCTTCCGGATGCGCAAGGGATTGGAACCCGTCGCTCCGAAGAGCGGGCTCGGATTTGCAGCCAATTTCCTCTACATGTTAACCGGTAAGGAACCAGATCGCGTGGCGGTGGAAGCGTTTGACAAAGCGTTGATTCTCCATGCTGACCATGAGTTGAATGCCTCCACGTTTGCGTCCCGCGTAACGACAGCGACGCTGTCCGACATGTATTCGGCGATCACCACTGCGATCGGCACCTTGAAGGGACCCCTGCACGGCGGGGCCAACGAACGCGTGATGGCGATGCTGGAGGAGATCGGATCACTGGATCGTGTGGAATCCTATATCAAGTCGAAATTGGCCAACAAGGAAAAAATCATGGGCTTCGGCCATCGTGTGTACAAAAATGGCGATCCGCGGGCCAAACACCTCCGCGAGATGTCCCGTCAATTGGCTGATCTGACAGGTGACAAGAAATGGTATGAGATGTCCACGCACATTGAGCGCTTGGTTGACCAGGAAAAAGGTCTGAAGCCGAACGTGGACTTCTACTCCGCTTCCGTCTACACCTACCTGGGTATCCCGCGCGATCTGTTTACCCCGATCTTTGCGATGAGCCGCGTAACGGGCTGGACCGCGCATGTGATGGAACAATACGCCAACAACCGTCTGATCCGTCCGCGTGCAGAATACACGGGACCGTACAACCGTCCGTATATTCCGATCGATCAACGGTAA
- the pyk gene encoding pyruvate kinase, with product MRKTKIVCTIGPASEDPETLKRLILAGMNVARLNFSHGSHEEHGRRIDAVRQAAAELGRTVAILLDTKGPEIRTGELQGGEAELKAGDRLTLTTEPILGNAQRVSVSYKGLPADVQPGSTILIDDGLIRLDVEAVEGTEIHCRVANGGLLKNRKGVNLPGVKVNLPGITSKDADDIVFGIQKGVDFIAASFVRKPEDILEIRKILEEHDADIQIIAKIENSEGLEHLDEILEVADGLMVARGDLGVEIPAEEVPLVQKEMIRKCNNLGKPVITATQMLDSMQRNPRPTRAEASDVANAILDGTDAVMLSGETAAGKYPVEAVETMDRIALRTEKALRYRDLFRQRRLEQEVSITDSISQAVVHAAESLQSSAIITSTESGFTARMVSKYRPRAPIIAVTPNDRVMAKLSLVWGVYPVKGTKVTNTDEMLQVAIRSALATKYVRHGDLVVITAGVPSGQSGSTNLMKVHVIGDVLASGQGVGKQVVTGTVVVGRSAEELREKMVDGAILVTSATDRDMMESFERAAAVITEEGGLTSHAAVVGLSLGIPVIVGVENATEILKDGMEITVDSDRGQIYSGRAKVL from the coding sequence ATGCGGAAGACGAAAATCGTGTGTACGATCGGACCGGCCAGTGAAGATCCGGAAACACTGAAACGGTTGATTTTGGCCGGGATGAACGTGGCACGGCTCAACTTTTCCCACGGCTCGCACGAAGAGCACGGTCGGCGCATTGACGCGGTCCGGCAGGCAGCAGCCGAATTGGGAAGAACGGTTGCCATTCTGTTGGACACCAAAGGACCGGAGATTCGTACAGGTGAGCTGCAAGGCGGAGAAGCAGAGCTGAAGGCTGGCGATCGGTTGACCCTGACGACGGAACCCATCCTGGGGAATGCCCAACGCGTATCGGTTTCTTATAAGGGATTACCGGCTGATGTGCAACCGGGTTCCACCATCTTGATCGATGACGGCTTGATTCGGTTGGACGTGGAAGCGGTGGAAGGAACCGAGATCCATTGCCGCGTGGCCAACGGTGGTTTGTTGAAGAATCGCAAAGGAGTCAATCTCCCCGGTGTGAAGGTGAATCTGCCGGGTATTACATCCAAGGATGCCGATGATATCGTGTTCGGCATCCAAAAAGGGGTCGATTTCATTGCGGCCTCGTTCGTGCGGAAACCGGAGGATATCTTGGAAATCCGCAAAATTTTAGAAGAGCACGATGCGGATATTCAGATCATCGCCAAAATCGAGAACAGCGAAGGCTTGGAGCATTTGGATGAGATTTTGGAAGTGGCTGATGGCTTGATGGTTGCTCGCGGCGATCTGGGTGTGGAGATCCCTGCCGAAGAAGTGCCGTTGGTGCAAAAAGAGATGATCCGCAAATGTAACAATCTCGGCAAGCCGGTGATTACCGCCACGCAGATGCTGGATTCGATGCAGCGCAACCCGCGTCCGACACGGGCGGAGGCGAGCGACGTCGCCAACGCCATTCTGGACGGAACGGATGCAGTGATGTTGTCGGGAGAAACGGCCGCAGGAAAATATCCGGTGGAAGCAGTGGAAACGATGGACCGGATCGCACTGCGGACGGAAAAAGCGCTCCGATATCGGGATCTGTTCCGCCAGCGCCGTTTGGAGCAGGAAGTCAGCATCACCGATTCCATCAGTCAGGCGGTGGTGCACGCCGCGGAAAGCTTGCAGTCGTCGGCGATTATTACGTCTACCGAAAGCGGATTTACCGCCCGCATGGTTTCGAAATACCGTCCGCGAGCGCCGATCATCGCTGTGACGCCCAATGATCGGGTGATGGCCAAGCTGTCGCTGGTTTGGGGCGTGTATCCCGTTAAAGGGACCAAAGTGACCAATACGGATGAGATGTTGCAAGTGGCGATTCGTTCAGCGTTGGCTACCAAATACGTTCGCCACGGTGATCTCGTTGTTATCACGGCAGGTGTTCCCAGCGGTCAATCCGGTAGTACCAACCTGATGAAGGTACATGTAATCGGCGATGTGTTGGCGAGCGGTCAAGGGGTCGGCAAACAGGTGGTCACGGGAACCGTAGTCGTGGGACGGTCGGCGGAAGAGTTGCGTGAAAAAATGGTGGATGGAGCGATTCTTGTCACATCGGCAACCGATCGGGACATGATGGAATCCTTTGAACGGGCTGCCGCGGTCATCACAGAAGAAGGCGGTTTGACTTCCCATGCGGCGGTGGTGGGATTGAGCCTTGGCATCCCTGTCATCGTCGGTGTGGAGAATGCAACGGAAATCTTGAAAGACGGAATGGAGATCACAGTGGATTCCGATCGGGGACAAATTTACTCCGGACGGGCCAAAGTGCTTTAA
- the pfkA gene encoding 6-phosphofructokinase has protein sequence MKRIAVLTSGGDAPGMNAAIRAVVRKGVHHGLEVLGVYRGYSGLIQGDFVPFQLGSVGDIIHRGGTILYSARCEEFKTKEGQQKAVEQLKKHGVDGLVVIGGDGSFRGAQKLTAHGFPTVGVPATIDNDIPGTDFTIGFDTAINTVIDAIDKIRDTATSHERTYIIEVMGRDAGDIALWAGLADGAESIIIPEAPFDWDEIVERLNRSNRRGKKHSFIIVAEGVSDGSTVAEEIKRRTGLETRVTVLGHIQRGGSPTAMDRVLASRMGAKAVELLLEGKKDQMVAIQKGDIVGIPFDEAFRMKHQPDLSLYDLAGILAI, from the coding sequence ATGAAACGCATTGCAGTACTGACCAGCGGCGGGGACGCACCCGGTATGAATGCCGCCATCCGCGCCGTCGTGAGAAAGGGCGTACATCATGGATTGGAAGTGTTGGGGGTATACCGCGGATACAGCGGATTGATTCAGGGAGACTTTGTTCCTTTCCAATTGGGTTCCGTCGGTGATATCATTCATCGGGGAGGCACCATTTTATACAGTGCCCGTTGTGAAGAGTTCAAAACCAAGGAAGGCCAACAGAAAGCGGTTGAACAACTGAAAAAGCACGGAGTGGACGGGCTGGTCGTCATCGGTGGGGACGGATCGTTCCGCGGCGCACAAAAGCTGACGGCGCACGGGTTCCCCACTGTCGGTGTTCCGGCAACCATCGACAATGACATCCCAGGTACTGACTTCACGATCGGGTTTGACACGGCGATCAACACAGTCATCGACGCCATTGACAAGATCCGGGATACGGCCACTTCCCATGAGCGGACGTACATCATCGAAGTGATGGGACGTGACGCCGGGGATATCGCGTTGTGGGCCGGATTGGCCGACGGCGCCGAGTCCATCATCATTCCGGAAGCGCCGTTTGATTGGGATGAAATTGTGGAACGGTTGAACCGCAGTAACCGTCGGGGCAAAAAACACAGCTTCATCATCGTGGCCGAAGGTGTGTCCGATGGTTCAACAGTGGCTGAAGAAATCAAACGGCGGACGGGATTGGAAACCCGTGTTACGGTGTTGGGGCACATTCAGCGTGGCGGATCGCCGACGGCCATGGATCGGGTGTTGGCGAGCAGGATGGGTGCCAAAGCGGTCGAATTGTTGCTTGAAGGGAAAAAGGATCAGATGGTGGCCATCCAGAAAGGGGACATCGTCGGCATACCGTTTGATGAAGCGTTCCGTATGAAACATCAACCCGACTTGTCGCTTTATGATCTGGCAGGCATTTTGGCCATTTGA
- a CDS encoding FxsA family protein, whose amino-acid sequence MFRWILLALIVVPVLEITGLVAIGNWIGPLPTVVLVLATGLLGAYLARQQGWQTWRLLQIQLRNGEMPGETLLDGLCILMGGVCLVIPGFFSDVIGIFLLTPYTRGIARLWLKRWLLKKFNSRLHWSYRR is encoded by the coding sequence ATGTTCCGATGGATCCTCTTGGCGCTGATCGTCGTTCCTGTGCTGGAAATTACCGGATTGGTCGCTATCGGCAACTGGATCGGACCATTGCCGACCGTAGTGCTTGTGCTGGCCACCGGCCTGCTTGGAGCATATCTGGCACGACAACAGGGATGGCAAACATGGCGTCTGTTGCAGATCCAATTGCGAAACGGTGAAATGCCCGGTGAAACCCTGTTGGATGGCCTGTGTATCTTGATGGGTGGCGTTTGTCTTGTGATTCCCGGCTTTTTCAGCGATGTGATCGGGATATTCCTGTTAACTCCATATACTCGCGGTATAGCTCGGTTGTGGCTCAAACGTTGGCTGCTAAAAAAATTCAATAGTCGTCTTCATTGGTCATACCGGCGATAA
- the ytvI gene encoding sporulation integral membrane protein YtvI, with protein sequence MAQHPGVGIAIRAAVVLLAIITAYYVLSFLIPLVYPFLIGWVIALLIQPPVQFLERRLRLPRWLGVFLILFLFVGSIITGLLILIAQMVLELTHLAQRLPVYLQYFNQYIVDILTKDTQLSRTIDNVQKYLQRNPEHKAKIISSIQKNLDVLANKGTEMITDFISGVGSFLSDLPYIATVVVFIVLAAFFIGIDWPQLRKRMLGIIPNHARKTGGIIMRDLRHALFGFVRAQFTLITITATIVLIGLLILGVNYALTMALIALLLDLLPYIGVGSILVPWSIYLLLTGDYHLGLGIAILYGVIVIVRQLLEPKLVASNVGLDPLPTLIALFAGLKLLGFIGVIIGPVTVVILMALYRAGVLGDIWRFILQGFKVET encoded by the coding sequence ATGGCACAGCATCCCGGGGTGGGTATCGCGATCCGTGCCGCCGTCGTTTTGCTCGCGATCATCACGGCCTATTATGTACTGAGCTTTTTGATCCCGCTGGTATATCCGTTTTTGATCGGTTGGGTGATCGCCCTGCTGATCCAACCACCCGTCCAATTTTTGGAACGTCGACTTCGTCTTCCCCGTTGGTTGGGCGTATTCCTGATCCTGTTTCTTTTTGTCGGTTCAATCATCACAGGATTGTTGATCCTCATCGCCCAAATGGTACTGGAGTTGACGCATTTGGCCCAGCGCCTGCCGGTTTATCTGCAATATTTTAATCAATACATAGTGGATATACTCACCAAGGATACCCAATTGTCCCGTACCATCGACAACGTCCAAAAATACCTTCAACGCAACCCGGAACACAAAGCGAAAATCATCAGCAGCATTCAAAAAAACCTGGACGTGTTGGCCAACAAAGGAACGGAGATGATCACCGATTTCATCTCAGGTGTCGGATCGTTTCTCAGTGACTTGCCTTATATTGCCACCGTGGTTGTATTCATCGTGTTGGCGGCATTTTTCATCGGAATCGACTGGCCTCAATTGCGCAAACGCATGCTGGGCATCATCCCCAATCATGCGCGCAAAACAGGCGGGATTATCATGCGTGACCTGCGCCATGCCTTATTTGGATTTGTTCGCGCCCAGTTTACATTGATCACGATAACGGCAACCATCGTCTTGATCGGTTTGTTGATTCTGGGAGTCAATTATGCGTTGACGATGGCGCTGATCGCACTCCTGCTCGACCTGTTGCCGTATATCGGAGTCGGTTCGATTCTGGTTCCCTGGTCGATTTACCTTTTGCTGACCGGCGACTACCATCTGGGATTGGGGATTGCCATATTGTACGGCGTCATTGTGATTGTCCGGCAACTGTTGGAGCCCAAGCTGGTCGCTTCCAATGTCGGTCTGGACCCGCTGCCGACCTTGATCGCTCTGTTCGCAGGGCTCAAATTGTTGGGTTTCATCGGTGTCATCATCGGCCCGGTCACGGTGGTCATCCTGATGGCTTTGTACCGTGCAGGAGTGCTGGGAGACATCTGGCGATTCATCCTACAGGGCTTCAAAGTCGAAACTTGA
- a CDS encoding FadR/GntR family transcriptional regulator encodes MLPEVGSDKFQAILHGINHLIEEDRLKPGDRLPSERELAERLGAGRSSVREVLRALELLGLITTRRGEGRFLNRHDAHYLVDILAFYILRDERSQEDLLEMRLLLEMDAARLAAERVTAEEIAQMSDILEKMKEKIRQNQLPVAEDFAFHRQIISAAKNRLLSRVWYPILHFSQCVRLNASSWPGRPLQALAEHREVLAAIASHDPERAAEAMKHHLVQSGLANTSA; translated from the coding sequence ATGTTGCCGGAGGTGGGGTCCGACAAGTTTCAAGCCATCTTGCACGGCATCAATCATTTGATCGAAGAGGACCGGTTAAAGCCGGGGGACCGTTTACCTTCGGAACGGGAGTTGGCCGAACGGCTGGGAGCAGGGCGCTCTTCCGTGCGGGAAGTGTTACGGGCATTGGAGTTGCTCGGTTTAATCACGACGCGTCGAGGCGAAGGAAGGTTTCTGAACCGGCATGATGCACATTATTTGGTAGATATTTTGGCGTTCTATATTTTGCGTGATGAACGGTCCCAAGAAGATTTGCTGGAGATGCGTCTATTGTTGGAGATGGATGCGGCACGGCTGGCAGCTGAGCGCGTCACTGCCGAAGAAATTGCACAAATGTCGGATATACTGGAGAAGATGAAGGAAAAGATCAGGCAGAACCAACTCCCGGTTGCGGAAGACTTCGCTTTTCATCGGCAGATCATCTCAGCCGCCAAAAACCGGTTGTTGTCGCGTGTGTGGTATCCCATCTTGCATTTTAGTCAATGTGTACGCCTAAACGCTTCATCCTGGCCCGGTCGACCCTTGCAAGCGTTGGCGGAACACCGGGAGGTGCTGGCGGCGATCGCATCGCATGACCCAGAGCGGGCTGCGGAAGCGATGAAGCACCACTTGGTGCAGTCAGGTCTCGCCAACACGAGTGCGTGA
- a CDS encoding glutamate decarboxylase — protein MWTVIYLAPDRLTAERIREKMESEGFWVRIRPSHYAVGQYEVLVPSGELEEAQEVLRSIL, from the coding sequence ATGTGGACGGTGATTTACCTCGCTCCCGATCGGTTAACGGCGGAACGGATCCGGGAGAAGATGGAATCGGAAGGGTTTTGGGTACGGATTCGTCCGTCGCATTATGCTGTTGGCCAATATGAAGTGCTCGTTCCCAGCGGTGAGCTGGAAGAAGCACAAGAGGTACTGCGTTCCATCTTGTAA
- the accD gene encoding acetyl-CoA carboxylase, carboxyltransferase subunit beta gives MLKDLFKKQRKYATITMPSEQAKREIPEGIMQKCPKCGTIMYAKELEKNLKVCKACGYHFSMSAPERICATVDEGRFFEYDVDMLSEDPLGFPDYRKKLKSDMEKTNLNEAVVTGEGTIGGYPAVIGVMDSRFRMGSMGSVVGEKIARAAERAVTKRYPFILFSASGGARMQEGVLSLMQMAKTSAALERMHREKVLFISVLTNPTTGGVSASFASLGDINIAEPGALIGFAGRRVIEQTVRQKLPEDFQTAEFLLKHGQLDMVVPRTELREMLIRLLDLHSYGREHE, from the coding sequence GTGTTAAAGGATCTGTTCAAGAAGCAACGAAAATATGCGACCATTACTATGCCTTCGGAACAGGCCAAACGGGAGATCCCCGAGGGCATCATGCAAAAGTGCCCGAAGTGTGGCACGATCATGTATGCCAAAGAACTGGAGAAAAACCTGAAGGTCTGCAAGGCGTGCGGCTATCATTTTTCGATGTCTGCACCGGAGAGAATTTGTGCCACTGTAGATGAAGGACGATTTTTCGAGTACGACGTGGACATGCTCTCCGAAGACCCACTTGGTTTTCCTGATTACCGAAAAAAGCTGAAGTCGGATATGGAGAAAACCAATCTGAATGAGGCCGTGGTTACGGGGGAAGGCACGATCGGTGGCTATCCTGCCGTGATCGGCGTAATGGACTCCCGTTTCCGGATGGGGAGCATGGGTTCCGTTGTTGGTGAGAAAATCGCTCGTGCGGCGGAAAGAGCGGTAACCAAACGGTATCCGTTCATCCTGTTTTCCGCCTCAGGCGGCGCACGGATGCAGGAAGGGGTTCTCTCCCTGATGCAGATGGCCAAAACCAGTGCGGCTTTGGAGCGGATGCACAGGGAAAAAGTATTGTTCATTTCCGTGCTGACCAACCCGACTACCGGGGGTGTGTCCGCCAGCTTCGCCTCGCTCGGTGACATCAACATCGCAGAACCCGGTGCACTGATCGGTTTTGCCGGCCGACGGGTGATTGAGCAGACGGTGCGGCAAAAATTGCCGGAAGACTTTCAGACGGCCGAGTTTTTGCTGAAACACGGCCAATTGGATATGGTCGTACCTCGCACGGAACTGCGTGAGATGCTGATTCGTCTGCTGGACTTGCACTCGTACGGGAGGGAACACGAATGA
- a CDS encoding NAD(P)-dependent malic enzyme, whose translation MSSLREESLRLHLEHQGKLRVESKVPVHDARDLSLAYSPGVAEPCKEIHSDVNKVYDYTMKGNLVAVVSDGTAVLGLGNIGPHAAMPVMEGKAVLFKSFAGVDAFPLVIDSTEIDKIVETVKLLAPTFGGVNLEDIAAPKCFIIEERLKKEIDIPVFHDDQHGTAIVTLAGLLNALKVVGKKMEEIRVVANGAGAAGIAIVKLLLRMGVRDVIMCDSKGAIYEGRPYGMNPMKESLAQMTNRDKVQGTLADALKGADVFVGVSVEGAVTKEMVASMNRDPIIFAMANPVPEIMPEDAYEAGAKVVGTGRSDFPNQVNNVLAFPGIFRGALDVRARAINEEMKIAAAYAIADLISEDELQPDYVIPAPFDPRVAPHVAMAVAKAAMETGEARIQVDVQEVYERTIRLTRRDPEATLDG comes from the coding sequence TTGTCATCACTGCGTGAAGAATCTTTGCGGCTGCATCTGGAGCACCAGGGAAAACTGCGTGTGGAATCCAAGGTTCCCGTCCATGATGCCCGCGATCTCAGTCTAGCGTATTCTCCAGGCGTGGCCGAGCCTTGTAAAGAGATTCACAGCGATGTGAACAAGGTGTACGATTACACGATGAAAGGAAATCTGGTGGCCGTCGTGTCGGATGGGACGGCCGTTTTGGGGTTGGGTAACATCGGTCCGCATGCAGCCATGCCGGTGATGGAAGGAAAAGCAGTGCTGTTCAAATCGTTTGCCGGTGTGGATGCGTTTCCGCTGGTCATCGATTCCACGGAGATCGATAAGATCGTGGAAACGGTCAAGTTGCTCGCTCCCACTTTCGGCGGCGTCAACTTGGAAGACATCGCGGCACCGAAATGCTTCATCATTGAGGAACGGTTGAAGAAAGAAATCGACATCCCCGTGTTTCATGATGATCAGCATGGTACAGCGATCGTGACACTGGCAGGGTTACTCAACGCCCTCAAAGTAGTCGGCAAAAAGATGGAAGAGATTCGCGTTGTGGCCAATGGAGCCGGAGCGGCCGGGATCGCCATCGTCAAATTGCTTCTGCGCATGGGTGTACGGGATGTCATTATGTGCGACAGTAAGGGGGCCATATATGAGGGGCGCCCGTACGGGATGAACCCGATGAAGGAATCCCTGGCCCAAATGACCAACCGGGACAAGGTGCAGGGCACATTGGCCGATGCGTTGAAAGGGGCGGACGTGTTTGTCGGGGTGTCTGTTGAAGGAGCGGTTACCAAAGAGATGGTCGCTTCGATGAACCGAGACCCGATCATTTTTGCGATGGCCAATCCGGTACCCGAAATCATGCCGGAAGACGCTTATGAGGCCGGAGCGAAAGTGGTGGGGACGGGACGCTCCGATTTCCCCAACCAGGTAAACAACGTGTTGGCATTCCCGGGAATTTTCCGTGGTGCTTTGGACGTACGGGCCCGGGCGATCAATGAAGAGATGAAAATCGCGGCGGCGTATGCAATCGCCGATTTGATCAGTGAAGACGAGTTGCAGCCGGATTACGTCATCCCCGCACCGTTTGATCCGCGAGTGGCACCGCATGTGGCGATGGCAGTGGCCAAGGCGGCGATGGAGACCGGTGAGGCGCGAATTCAAGTGGATGTTCAAGAAGTCTATGAGCGCACCATCCGCCTGACGCGCCGCGATCCGGAAGCAACCTTGGACGGATGA
- a CDS encoding acyl-CoA thioesterase, with amino-acid sequence MGNRRVFETTVRVRYQETDQMGVVYHTNYIVWFEVARSEMIRELGTSYQDLEEKGLLLPVVDVHCRYLSPAHYDEEVIVRTVVEELTGSKIRFAYEVIRPADNRLLTIGSTTHIWVNRKMKRVNIQRDNPELYRLLVEQTVEGESIPCSDGSSWR; translated from the coding sequence ATGGGAAATCGACGTGTGTTTGAAACCACTGTTCGCGTTCGTTATCAAGAGACGGATCAAATGGGCGTGGTGTATCACACCAACTATATCGTTTGGTTTGAAGTGGCAAGGTCCGAAATGATTCGCGAGTTGGGCACTTCCTACCAAGACTTGGAGGAAAAAGGGTTGTTATTACCGGTAGTGGACGTGCATTGCCGGTATTTGTCTCCAGCCCATTATGACGAGGAAGTGATCGTGCGCACTGTGGTGGAGGAGCTGACCGGCAGCAAGATCCGGTTTGCATATGAAGTGATTCGACCTGCCGACAACCGGTTGTTGACAATCGGCTCCACCACACATATCTGGGTGAATCGTAAGATGAAGCGGGTCAACATCCAACGTGATAATCCGGAACTGTATCGGCTGTTGGTGGAACAAACGGTTGAAGGGGAGAGCATTCCATGTTCCGATGGATCCTCTTGGCGCTGA